A window of the Butyricimonas virosa genome harbors these coding sequences:
- a CDS encoding iron-containing alcohol dehydrogenase, producing the protein MRNFDYYNPVKILFGKGKIAEIAKWIPKGMKVMMTYGGGSIKKNGVYEQVMDALQGFDIVEFGGIEPNPKYETLMRAVELAKQENVGFLLAVGGGSVIDGTKFIAAVTCFEGNEPWDIVAKGARVNAALPLGAVLTLPATGSEMNSGGVITRQSTLEKLAFNSRHVFPKFSVLDPMVTYSLPMKQVANGVVDTFVHVMEQYYTFPEQAEIQDRFSESILKTLIELGPKLIHAEKPNYEDRANFMWAATMGLNGLIACGVSQDWSTHHIGHELTAFNGLDHGITLAIVLPGVMNATKIKRREKLLQYAARVWNIDTDQPDAADQAIARTEQFFNELGVKTRLSDYGVGIDTIDRIEKRFRERGDFALGGIDDVNVDNVRAILTSRL; encoded by the coding sequence ATGAGAAATTTCGATTATTACAATCCCGTGAAAATTCTTTTCGGGAAAGGAAAAATTGCCGAGATCGCAAAATGGATTCCGAAAGGGATGAAAGTTATGATGACCTACGGTGGTGGAAGCATCAAGAAAAACGGTGTCTACGAACAAGTGATGGATGCGTTGCAAGGGTTTGATATTGTAGAGTTCGGGGGGATCGAGCCAAATCCGAAATACGAGACTTTGATGCGAGCCGTGGAATTGGCAAAACAGGAAAACGTGGGATTTCTTTTGGCTGTAGGAGGAGGTTCCGTGATTGACGGGACGAAATTTATTGCTGCTGTAACTTGTTTCGAGGGGAATGAACCTTGGGATATCGTGGCAAAAGGTGCACGGGTGAATGCGGCACTTCCGTTGGGAGCCGTACTGACCCTTCCGGCTACAGGATCGGAAATGAATAGTGGCGGGGTGATCACTCGCCAGTCCACTTTGGAAAAACTGGCATTCAATTCTCGTCACGTGTTCCCGAAATTTTCTGTACTAGACCCGATGGTGACTTATTCATTACCTATGAAACAAGTGGCTAACGGGGTGGTCGACACTTTCGTGCATGTTATGGAACAATATTATACTTTCCCGGAACAAGCAGAGATACAAGATCGTTTTTCTGAATCAATCTTGAAGACTTTGATTGAGTTGGGACCGAAGTTGATTCATGCCGAGAAACCGAATTATGAAGATCGTGCCAACTTCATGTGGGCGGCCACGATGGGGTTGAACGGTTTGATTGCCTGCGGGGTATCGCAAGACTGGTCAACTCACCATATCGGTCATGAATTGACTGCTTTCAACGGGTTGGATCATGGAATCACGCTGGCGATTGTTTTACCGGGAGTGATGAATGCCACGAAAATTAAACGTCGAGAGAAATTGTTGCAATATGCCGCACGTGTGTGGAATATTGACACAGATCAACCCGATGCTGCCGATCAAGCGATTGCCCGTACGGAACAATTTTTCAATGAATTGGGCGTGAAGACCCGCCTGTCTGATTATGGCGTGGGTATTGATACGATCGACCGTATTGAAAAGCGTTTCCGTGAACGGGGGGATTTTGCCCTAGGCGGTATCGATGATGTGAACGTGGATAATGTGAGAGCGATATTAACTTCAAGACTTTAA
- a CDS encoding DEAD/DEAH box helicase, translating to MTFRELEIAEPILKAICEKGYEKPTPIQEKGIPVALGGGDMLGIAQTGTGKTATFAIPILQHLLADRSEENRSETRGNKGRLVKRRSIKALILTPTRELAIQIGENITDYGKYTGIRHAIIFGGVKQGPQTDLLQAGVDILVATPGRLLDLIRQGYVNLSSITHFVLDEADRMLDMGFIADIRRLLPMLPTKRQTLFFSATMPKDIVNLSRSILSTPTRVEVTPVSSAVDTVEQCVYFVEKTEKKKLLVSLLKQEKKSVLVFSRTKHGADNISRLLKKSGIKSEAIHGDKSQGQRQRALSNFKAGAIRVMVATDIAARGIDIQELEIVINYDLPDVAETYVHRIGRTGRAGHLGTAVTFCSEEEQSKIREIQVLTGKKINRLSFQA from the coding sequence ATGACATTTAGAGAATTAGAAATTGCAGAGCCTATTTTAAAGGCTATCTGTGAAAAAGGATATGAAAAGCCCACCCCGATACAAGAGAAGGGTATACCTGTGGCTCTTGGTGGTGGCGATATGCTGGGAATTGCCCAGACCGGAACCGGTAAGACAGCGACATTCGCTATACCGATCCTGCAACATTTACTGGCCGATCGTTCGGAGGAAAATCGTTCGGAAACACGAGGGAATAAAGGACGTCTCGTGAAAAGACGGTCTATTAAGGCTTTAATCCTGACGCCAACCCGTGAATTGGCTATCCAGATCGGAGAGAATATCACGGATTACGGGAAGTACACGGGGATTAGGCATGCGATTATATTCGGCGGAGTGAAACAAGGACCGCAGACGGATCTGTTACAGGCAGGAGTAGATATTCTTGTTGCCACACCGGGACGTTTGCTCGATTTGATCCGGCAGGGATATGTGAATCTTTCATCGATCACGCATTTTGTTCTGGATGAGGCCGACAGGATGCTGGATATGGGATTTATTGCGGATATACGACGTTTGTTACCCATGCTGCCGACAAAGCGCCAGACGCTGTTCTTCTCGGCAACGATGCCTAAAGATATAGTGAATTTATCGAGAAGTATTCTTTCAACCCCGACAAGGGTGGAGGTAACCCCGGTTTCTTCTGCCGTCGATACGGTGGAACAATGTGTCTATTTCGTGGAGAAAACGGAAAAGAAGAAACTTCTTGTTTCCTTGTTGAAACAAGAGAAAAAGTCGGTGCTTGTTTTTTCACGTACCAAGCATGGGGCGGATAATATATCACGTTTGTTGAAGAAATCCGGAATCAAGAGTGAGGCAATTCACGGGGATAAATCACAAGGACAACGCCAGCGAGCTTTGTCGAATTTTAAGGCAGGAGCTATCCGGGTGATGGTGGCCACTGACATTGCAGCTCGAGGAATTGATATTCAGGAGTTGGAGATTGTCATAAATTATGATCTGCCTGATGTGGCTGAAACATACGTACATCGTATCGGGCGCACCGGGCGTGCGGGACATCTCGGTACGGCGGTGACGTTTTGTTCGGAAGAGGAACAGTCTAAGATTCGGGAAATCCAAGTTCTAACTGGCAAGAAAATCAATCGGTTGTCTTTTCAAGCATGA
- a CDS encoding helix-turn-helix domain-containing protein — MKESTTINIKVLARRVPPDYTSESLIIYNHVTNEKAFIGEEIRKQGIIVTETCSFSLCTRGEAEIMINTQNYRIKKNHLIIMLPKQVIKPIHTTPDYEARIIFISSDYFKEKCQEMIPLRFKMQYHPVVGLNEDEIKLLESYYSLLSRKTDKLNPHFSELAVHKLAHALFYDLYNFVYRYMQDKNFELSHPNSIFNRFITLVEEYHLKERDIIFYANKLYLTPKYLSSVIHATSGKFAGEWIDYYVIALAKSLLVSSTKTIQEIGYSLNFSSPSAFTKFFKRIMKMSPREYRNNQLNNTTRKTS; from the coding sequence ATGAAAGAATCCACGACTATCAACATCAAGGTACTCGCCCGGCGGGTACCCCCGGATTACACCTCGGAAAGTCTAATCATTTATAACCACGTGACCAATGAAAAAGCATTCATTGGAGAAGAAATCAGGAAACAGGGAATCATCGTGACCGAAACTTGTTCTTTCTCGCTTTGCACCCGGGGTGAAGCGGAAATTATGATCAACACTCAAAACTATCGTATTAAAAAGAATCATTTGATTATCATGTTACCCAAGCAAGTTATCAAACCGATTCATACAACACCGGATTACGAGGCGAGGATTATTTTCATTTCGTCAGACTATTTTAAAGAGAAGTGCCAAGAAATGATTCCCTTGCGGTTTAAAATGCAATATCATCCGGTAGTCGGACTCAACGAGGATGAAATTAAACTATTGGAATCATATTATTCATTGCTATCCAGGAAAACAGATAAACTGAATCCTCATTTTTCTGAACTAGCTGTACATAAACTAGCACATGCTTTATTTTATGATCTCTACAATTTCGTTTACCGCTATATGCAAGATAAAAATTTCGAGTTATCACATCCCAATAGCATATTCAACCGTTTCATCACGCTCGTTGAAGAATATCATCTCAAAGAACGTGACATTATTTTCTATGCGAACAAATTATACCTGACTCCTAAATACCTATCATCAGTCATTCATGCTACAAGTGGAAAATTTGCCGGGGAATGGATCGACTATTATGTGATTGCACTGGCAAAATCCCTACTTGTTTCAAGTACCAAAACCATACAAGAAATCGGTTATAGTCTGAATTTTTCCTCTCCATCCGCCTTCACGAAATTCTTTAAACGCATCATGAAAATGTCTCCACGGGAATACAGGAACAATCAATTAAACAACACAACACGCAAAACATCATGA
- the rhuM gene encoding virulence protein RhuM/Fic/DOC family protein, with the protein MEQEIQLNKQECLPTCTTDFNPTLNDIIIYQTEDGEIKLDVKMDKETVWLTQAQMSDLFQTDRTAILRHINNIYKSQELESESTCAKIAQVRTEGKRNVTRYIPYYNLDMIISVGYRVNSKRGTQFRIWANKILKDYLIKGYAINQKIKLERYQELKDMVHILGNTLKNQEQLTSDQSKGLLAVVTDYVYALDTLDKYDYQQLFIENTTKGDRFHATYENAMEAIRSLKGKFGESKLFAHEKDQSFKSSIATIYQTFDGIELYPSIEEKAAMLLYLVTKNHSFSDGNKRIAAMLFLWFMENNGILYSPNGEKRIADNTLVALTLMIAESHTEEKDIMVKVVVNLINQNN; encoded by the coding sequence ATGGAACAAGAAATTCAACTCAACAAACAAGAATGTCTACCAACATGCACGACTGATTTTAATCCTACTTTGAATGATATTATTATCTATCAAACAGAAGATGGAGAAATCAAGCTAGATGTAAAGATGGACAAAGAAACTGTTTGGCTAACACAAGCGCAAATGAGTGATTTGTTCCAAACAGACCGCACAGCCATTTTGCGCCATATAAACAATATTTATAAAAGTCAAGAATTGGAGTCAGAGTCAACTTGTGCAAAAATTGCACAAGTTCGAACAGAGGGAAAAAGAAATGTAACCCGATATATTCCTTATTACAATTTAGATATGATAATATCTGTCGGCTATCGGGTTAATTCCAAACGCGGTACCCAATTCCGTATTTGGGCAAACAAAATATTAAAAGACTACCTTATCAAAGGATATGCTATCAACCAAAAAATAAAACTTGAACGGTATCAAGAACTAAAAGACATGGTTCATATTCTCGGTAATACACTCAAAAACCAAGAACAATTAACATCCGACCAATCCAAAGGGTTATTAGCCGTCGTAACCGATTATGTTTATGCCCTTGATACCTTAGATAAATACGATTATCAACAACTCTTCATTGAAAATACAACAAAAGGCGACAGATTCCATGCTACGTACGAAAACGCCATGGAAGCCATTCGAAGCCTAAAAGGGAAATTTGGAGAAAGCAAATTATTTGCACATGAAAAAGACCAATCATTTAAAAGTTCTATTGCAACTATTTACCAAACTTTCGATGGCATAGAACTTTATCCCAGCATTGAAGAAAAAGCTGCCATGTTACTTTATCTGGTAACCAAGAACCATTCTTTTAGCGATGGCAATAAACGAATCGCAGCCATGTTATTCCTTTGGTTCATGGAAAATAACGGTATTCTCTATTCCCCTAATGGAGAAAAAAGGATTGCGGATAATACCCTCGTAGCTCTTACTTTAATGATTGCAGAAAGCCATACGGAAGAAAAAGATATTATGGTTAAGGTCGTCGTGAATTTAATCAATCAAAATAATTAA
- the pta gene encoding phosphate acetyltransferase yields the protein MNLLEQIKENAKKCNKRIVLPEGTEERTLKAADILIAEGIAQIILIGNPAEIKALAEKFELKNIGKATIIDPENHEKKEAYADLLVELRKSKGMTKEQALKLVLDPLYLATLMIKSGDADGEVAGAKNATGDVLRPALQIVKTLPGMSVVSGAFLLLTNKPEYGENGLIVCADCAVLPNPTAEELAQIAVATAGTARAIAKIEPRVAMLSFSTKGSAKNELVDKVVKATELAKQMAPDVMIDGEMQADAALVASVGASKAPGSPVAGKANVLIFPSLEVGNISYKLVQRIAGIEAVGPVLQGMAVPINDLSRGCSVSDIVNLVAITVNQAAAK from the coding sequence ATGAATCTCCTTGAACAAATCAAAGAAAATGCGAAGAAGTGCAACAAACGGATTGTACTTCCGGAAGGAACAGAAGAACGTACGTTGAAAGCAGCCGATATCTTGATAGCTGAAGGTATTGCTCAAATCATCTTGATCGGTAATCCGGCTGAAATTAAAGCGTTGGCCGAGAAATTCGAGTTGAAAAACATCGGTAAAGCCACAATCATCGATCCCGAAAATCACGAGAAGAAAGAAGCGTATGCAGACCTTTTGGTTGAACTTCGCAAGAGTAAAGGAATGACAAAAGAACAAGCTTTGAAACTCGTTCTTGACCCGCTATACCTTGCCACTTTGATGATCAAGAGCGGGGATGCCGACGGTGAAGTTGCCGGGGCAAAAAATGCCACCGGAGACGTATTACGTCCCGCATTACAGATCGTGAAAACCTTACCGGGTATGTCTGTTGTATCTGGAGCATTCTTGTTATTAACCAACAAACCGGAATATGGAGAAAACGGCCTAATCGTGTGTGCCGACTGTGCCGTATTGCCTAATCCGACCGCAGAAGAATTGGCCCAAATCGCCGTGGCTACTGCCGGAACAGCCAGAGCGATCGCTAAAATCGAACCGAGAGTTGCCATGTTAAGTTTCTCCACCAAAGGATCAGCTAAAAACGAATTGGTTGACAAAGTAGTAAAAGCAACTGAACTCGCTAAACAAATGGCTCCCGACGTGATGATCGACGGTGAAATGCAAGCTGACGCAGCCCTCGTGGCATCGGTAGGTGCCAGCAAAGCCCCGGGCAGTCCCGTGGCCGGTAAAGCTAACGTATTGATATTTCCGAGTCTTGAAGTTGGAAACATTAGTTATAAACTCGTGCAACGTATTGCCGGAATTGAAGCGGTGGGTCCCGTCCTCCAAGGAATGGCAGTCCCGATTAACGACCTGTCAAGAGGTTGTTCTGTGAGCGACATCGTGAATCTTGTTGCCATCACGGTAAATCAGGCAGCGGCAAAATAG
- a CDS encoding DUF6340 family protein, whose amino-acid sequence MERYIKYKVKAGLKIVGAFLFVGFLASCSSYKVLNIDVLHPGELNVGNKNAQILFIDRKLVHESDSLSAYQLFASLRLRRDEVVNHFYNGVRDGLRNGVQPILLVKGLGLNTGYIPDGYTPAPISPEGIAALEKISGQTYVLSVEYCKFGLDGASRLMLDTNLFVRLYDPDGVVVDSATTHKLDDVDETLFEGNNYDIICNFFYNNGVKYAERLVPTWKPEQRRIYTNNRLLNLGYYHFENENDEEAQRIWNAALNLKPKVAARAAVNLAWFYEKDGNFSSAKALLEAALKTLQANNINDNLSVYITDYIKRLEKRIQDETKIMEQL is encoded by the coding sequence ATGGAAAGGTATATAAAATATAAGGTGAAGGCCGGGCTAAAGATAGTCGGGGCGTTCTTGTTCGTGGGCTTTTTAGCTTCATGTAGTAGTTACAAAGTGCTGAATATTGACGTGTTGCATCCGGGAGAGTTGAATGTCGGAAACAAGAATGCGCAGATTTTGTTTATTGACCGGAAGCTGGTGCATGAGTCGGATTCTCTCTCCGCATACCAGTTGTTTGCTAGTTTGCGGTTACGGAGAGACGAGGTTGTCAATCATTTCTATAATGGGGTGCGTGACGGGTTACGTAACGGGGTACAACCTATTTTGTTGGTTAAAGGGTTGGGATTGAACACGGGATATATTCCGGACGGGTATACCCCTGCGCCGATTTCACCGGAAGGTATTGCCGCATTGGAAAAGATTTCCGGACAAACATACGTTCTCTCGGTGGAATATTGTAAGTTCGGGCTGGATGGTGCGAGTCGGTTGATGCTTGATACTAATCTCTTCGTGCGTTTATATGACCCGGATGGTGTTGTGGTGGATTCCGCAACTACTCATAAATTGGATGATGTGGACGAGACGCTATTCGAGGGAAATAATTATGATATAATTTGTAATTTCTTTTACAATAACGGGGTGAAGTATGCGGAACGTTTGGTGCCGACATGGAAACCTGAACAGCGTAGGATTTACACGAATAACCGTCTGTTGAATCTCGGTTACTATCATTTTGAGAATGAGAATGACGAGGAGGCACAACGGATATGGAATGCGGCCTTGAACTTGAAACCGAAGGTGGCAGCTCGTGCCGCGGTGAACTTGGCATGGTTCTATGAAAAAGATGGTAACTTTTCGTCAGCGAAAGCTTTATTGGAGGCGGCTTTGAAAACATTACAAGCAAATAACATCAATGACAACTTGTCCGTATATATTACGGATTACATAAAGCGTTTGGAGAAACGTATCCAGGATGAAACCAAAATTATGGAACAGTTATAA
- a CDS encoding acetate/propionate family kinase: protein MNVLVLNCGSSSIKYQLLDMAGEPTLLAKGLVEKIGLPVGSFTHKPEGKDKYVVEEPIADHTAGIDLILKALVDPKHGVIKALTDINAVGHRVAHGGEFFAKSARVDEDAKKKIAACCELAPLHNPANLKGIETMEKLLPGIPQVAVFDTSFHQTLPKEAYIYGIPYKYYENYRIRRYGFHGTSHKFVAEKACKILGWNIEEKKIITCHLGNGSSITAINKGKSVDTSMGFTPNAGVIMGTRTGDLDLGALLYICEKEGLNAAQANDLVNKKSGLQGVSEVSSDCRDLQAAAESGNDKARLALDILAYDVKKYVGSYAAALNGADLIVFTGGIGENDSEVREQVCTNMEYMGVHFDVAANKGVRGQDKVLSTTDSKVIVMSITTDEELVIATDTMNLVK from the coding sequence ATGAACGTATTAGTTTTAAACTGCGGTAGCTCCTCTATTAAATATCAATTGCTTGACATGGCAGGAGAACCGACGTTACTCGCTAAAGGATTGGTGGAAAAGATCGGTTTACCCGTGGGAAGTTTCACCCACAAACCGGAAGGAAAAGATAAATACGTGGTAGAAGAACCTATTGCAGACCATACAGCCGGGATCGACTTGATCTTGAAAGCTTTGGTTGACCCGAAACATGGGGTAATCAAGGCCTTGACGGACATTAATGCCGTGGGACACCGCGTAGCTCATGGAGGTGAATTCTTCGCCAAGAGCGCCCGTGTTGACGAGGATGCCAAGAAAAAGATCGCTGCTTGCTGCGAATTGGCTCCACTTCACAATCCCGCAAACTTGAAAGGAATCGAGACCATGGAAAAACTGTTACCGGGTATACCCCAAGTAGCAGTATTTGACACGTCATTCCACCAAACTCTTCCCAAGGAAGCATATATCTATGGGATCCCGTACAAATACTACGAAAATTACCGCATCCGTCGTTACGGATTCCACGGCACCTCTCACAAGTTCGTGGCAGAAAAAGCATGTAAAATACTGGGATGGAATATTGAGGAGAAAAAAATCATCACTTGCCACTTGGGTAACGGTTCATCCATAACCGCCATCAACAAAGGTAAATCCGTTGACACCTCCATGGGTTTCACTCCCAATGCCGGTGTGATCATGGGAACCCGTACGGGAGACCTTGACTTGGGAGCATTATTGTATATCTGCGAGAAAGAAGGTTTAAACGCAGCACAGGCAAACGACCTAGTAAATAAGAAATCAGGATTGCAAGGAGTGTCTGAAGTTTCTTCCGATTGTCGTGACTTACAGGCTGCAGCTGAATCCGGAAACGACAAGGCTCGCCTCGCCCTTGATATTCTAGCTTACGACGTGAAGAAATACGTAGGTAGCTATGCTGCCGCCCTAAACGGAGCGGATTTAATCGTCTTCACCGGGGGTATCGGGGAAAATGACAGTGAAGTACGTGAACAAGTATGTACCAACATGGAATACATGGGTGTTCACTTTGATGTTGCCGCCAATAAAGGTGTTCGCGGACAAGACAAAGTATTGTCTACCACTGATTCCAAGGTAATTGTAATGAGCATCACCACGGACGAAGAATTGGTTATCGCGACGGACACCATGAATCTAGTGAAATAA
- a CDS encoding ATP-binding protein: protein MIDQINLFTGGASIRYSIILNIILLAAIVILSLVFYLIARKRKHERLVKKKQLDTQQKFARELLDSVPAGFILLTPNGNIKQVNRQASAELGVQKQDIKNKNIREVFSIFHENINILDELLGRLQKDEQEVTLPPDTFIYGTINTISFLAKGYFKNVTVEKNSNYILFTFRNVVTELTQEYVLNMALRRTKIFPWSYDTKCNLMTIDPRYFEHLGIPAGDCTLTNEQFAQLVHPDDIAGVLKALTLQAQGNFIEDPVSYRLHRGDGKWEWFEAQSTYLGQGTRIPFRLVGVCMSTQEHKKIEEELIIARDKAQQSDKLKSVFLANMSHEIRTPLNAIVGFSNLLVDGDMAFKKEEVKEFLSLINLNCEQLLALISDILDLSKIESNTMVFNITEQPLTPLLQNILRAQQINVPQEVELLLDLPATDTIITTDPLRLKQVINNLINNAIKFTSKGAITLGYRQNNDQVSIFVKDTGTGIDEDKINRIFERFYKGDNFVQGTGLGLAISHTIVEHLKGTITVTSEIGKGSHFTIQHPIKRMGY, encoded by the coding sequence ATGATTGACCAGATAAACTTATTCACTGGCGGCGCATCTATTCGATACAGTATAATATTAAACATTATCCTATTGGCCGCTATCGTCATTCTCTCCCTCGTTTTCTATTTGATAGCACGAAAGCGGAAACACGAAAGACTGGTAAAGAAAAAGCAATTAGACACGCAACAAAAGTTCGCTCGAGAACTTCTTGATTCCGTGCCGGCAGGATTTATACTATTAACTCCGAATGGAAACATCAAACAAGTAAATCGTCAGGCCAGTGCCGAACTAGGGGTTCAGAAACAAGACATAAAGAATAAAAACATTCGGGAAGTATTTTCAATTTTCCATGAGAATATCAATATTTTGGACGAACTCTTGGGACGCCTGCAAAAAGACGAGCAGGAAGTTACACTCCCACCTGACACGTTCATTTACGGGACCATCAATACGATCTCTTTTCTAGCGAAAGGTTATTTCAAAAATGTTACCGTAGAAAAAAACTCAAATTATATCCTATTCACGTTTCGCAACGTCGTGACGGAACTTACCCAAGAATACGTGTTAAACATGGCTTTACGTCGCACGAAGATATTTCCTTGGTCATATGACACGAAATGTAATCTGATGACTATTGATCCACGTTATTTCGAACATCTTGGCATTCCGGCCGGGGATTGTACGCTGACAAACGAACAATTCGCCCAACTGGTACATCCCGATGACATAGCCGGAGTACTCAAAGCCCTCACACTCCAAGCCCAAGGAAATTTTATCGAAGATCCCGTGAGCTATCGTCTTCACCGGGGGGATGGAAAATGGGAATGGTTCGAAGCACAATCTACCTACCTCGGACAAGGAACCCGGATTCCTTTTCGACTTGTCGGTGTTTGTATGAGTACACAGGAACACAAGAAAATTGAAGAAGAATTAATCATTGCCCGTGACAAGGCACAACAAAGCGATAAACTTAAAAGTGTATTCCTCGCCAACATGAGTCATGAAATCCGGACACCATTAAATGCCATTGTAGGCTTTTCCAATTTACTAGTTGATGGGGATATGGCCTTCAAGAAAGAGGAAGTCAAAGAATTCTTATCACTGATCAACCTGAATTGCGAACAGTTACTGGCACTTATATCCGACATACTCGATCTCTCAAAAATAGAATCAAACACGATGGTTTTCAACATAACGGAACAACCGCTTACACCTTTATTACAAAACATCTTACGAGCCCAACAAATAAACGTCCCGCAAGAGGTAGAATTACTTCTGGACCTTCCTGCAACCGACACAATCATCACAACCGATCCTTTACGCTTAAAACAAGTCATCAATAACTTAATCAACAATGCAATTAAGTTTACCTCCAAAGGAGCAATCACACTCGGTTACAGGCAGAATAACGATCAGGTTTCCATTTTCGTGAAAGACACGGGTACCGGAATTGACGAAGATAAAATAAACCGTATTTTCGAACGTTTCTATAAGGGCGACAATTTTGTTCAAGGAACAGGCCTAGGCTTGGCAATCAGCCATACAATCGTAGAACATTTAAAAGGGACGATCACGGTAACCTCCGAAATTGGAAAAGGCTCCCATTTCACGATTCAACATCCGATAAAAAGAATGGGGTATTGA
- the fabG gene encoding 3-oxoacyl-[acyl-carrier-protein] reductase has translation MKLLEGKTAIITGASRGIGKAVALEFARQGANIAFTDLRYDEIAQETEKEIAALGVKAKMFASNAADFAATNATVDEIVKEFGRVDILVNNAGITKDTLLMRMSEEQWDAVINVNLKSVFNFTKAVSAIMLRQKSGSIISMSSVVGVSGNAGQANYAASKAGIIGFTKSVAKELGSRNIRANAVAPGFIITDMTAQLSEDVRKEWAAKIPLKRGGTPEDIAKVCVFLASDLSAYVTGQTIHVCGGMNM, from the coding sequence ATGAAGTTATTAGAAGGAAAGACCGCCATTATCACGGGGGCATCACGAGGAATCGGAAAGGCTGTGGCATTGGAATTTGCCCGTCAAGGAGCGAACATCGCTTTCACCGATTTAAGATATGATGAAATAGCTCAGGAAACCGAAAAAGAAATTGCCGCTTTGGGTGTGAAAGCTAAAATGTTTGCTTCCAATGCTGCTGATTTCGCGGCTACGAATGCTACCGTGGATGAGATTGTTAAAGAATTCGGACGTGTAGATATACTTGTAAATAATGCTGGTATCACGAAAGACACCTTGTTAATGCGTATGAGTGAAGAACAATGGGATGCCGTGATCAACGTGAATTTGAAGTCTGTGTTTAATTTCACGAAAGCCGTGTCTGCCATTATGTTACGTCAGAAATCAGGTTCCATTATCAGCATGAGTTCCGTGGTAGGAGTGAGTGGTAATGCCGGACAAGCAAACTACGCTGCATCTAAAGCCGGGATTATCGGATTCACGAAGAGCGTGGCCAAAGAACTCGGCTCTCGTAATATTCGTGCTAACGCTGTTGCTCCGGGATTTATCATTACAGATATGACCGCACAATTGTCTGAGGATGTGCGTAAGGAGTGGGCTGCTAAAATTCCATTGAAGAGAGGTGGTACTCCGGAGGACATTGCGAAGGTATGCGTATTCTTGGCTTCTGACTTGTCTGCTTACGTGACAGGTCAGACAATCCACGTTTGTGGGGGAATGAATATGTAA